In Arthrobacter alpinus, a single window of DNA contains:
- the iolC gene encoding 5-dehydro-2-deoxygluconokinase: protein MSHELLTIGRISVDIYPNDIGVGLEDVNSFGKYLGGSPSNVAVAAARHGRRTAVITRTGDDAFGTYLHRELRKFGVDDSLVTAVKEWPTAVTFCAIKPPDDFPLYFYGRFPTAPDLQIQAAELDLDAIRNAQIFWSTVTGLCQEPSREAHVKAHEARDRDKLRIGQYTILDLDYRPMFWASEEEAREQVARILPHVTVAIGNDKECAVAVGEGTPDEQADRLLAAGVEIAVVKLGPDGVMAKTRTERVVSAPVPVETVNGLGAGDSFGGAFCHGLLSGWPLARVLDYANAAGAIVASRLSCADAMPTPDEVNSLLTERGRLVIDTLIPNGFTTEGATL, encoded by the coding sequence GTGTCACACGAATTACTTACCATCGGGCGCATCAGCGTCGACATCTACCCAAACGATATTGGCGTGGGTCTGGAAGACGTTAATTCCTTCGGGAAGTATTTGGGAGGGTCCCCCTCCAACGTTGCAGTGGCTGCAGCCCGACACGGCCGCAGGACCGCCGTGATCACCCGCACCGGCGATGACGCCTTCGGCACCTACCTGCACCGCGAGTTGCGAAAGTTCGGGGTGGACGATTCATTGGTCACCGCGGTCAAGGAATGGCCCACCGCCGTGACGTTCTGTGCCATCAAGCCGCCGGATGATTTCCCCCTGTACTTCTATGGACGGTTCCCCACGGCGCCGGACCTGCAGATCCAGGCCGCGGAACTGGATTTGGACGCCATCCGGAACGCGCAGATCTTCTGGTCCACGGTCACCGGATTGTGCCAGGAACCCAGCCGTGAGGCCCACGTCAAGGCCCACGAAGCCCGGGACCGGGACAAGCTGCGCATCGGCCAATACACCATTCTGGACCTTGACTACCGGCCCATGTTCTGGGCCTCGGAAGAGGAAGCCCGGGAGCAGGTCGCCCGGATCCTGCCGCATGTCACCGTTGCCATCGGCAACGACAAGGAATGCGCCGTCGCAGTCGGTGAGGGAACTCCTGATGAGCAGGCGGACCGCCTGCTGGCCGCCGGCGTCGAAATCGCCGTCGTCAAACTTGGTCCGGATGGGGTGATGGCGAAGACCCGCACCGAGCGTGTGGTGTCGGCCCCCGTTCCCGTGGAGACCGTCAACGGTCTTGGTGCCGGTGATTCCTTCGGCGGGGCGTTCTGCCACGGACTGCTGTCCGGCTGGCCGCTTGCCCGGGTCCTGGACTACGCCAATGCCGCTGGTGCCATCGTGGCATCCCGGTTGTCCTGTGCCGATGCCATGCCCACGCCCGATGAGGTCAACTCGCTCCTCACCGAACGCGGACGCCTGGTCATTGACACCCTGATCCCCAACGGGTTCACCACTGAAGGAGCAACCCTATGA
- a CDS encoding CoA-acylating methylmalonate-semialdehyde dehydrogenase, with amino-acid sequence MSTTTLTTTINHFINGAETAGAGTRTQPVYNPATGAISAELRLANREDLNATVAAARAAADSWGDISLAKRTGVLFKFRELVAAHVDELAELITAEHGKVLSDAKGEIGRGLEVIEFACGIPTLLKGDYSDQVSTGIDVYSFREPLGVVAGITPFNFPVMVPLWMAPMAIATGNAFILKPSERDPSASMLLAKLWKQAGLPDGVFQVLHGDKETVEGLLTHPDVDGISFVGSTPIAKYVHETATKHGKRVQALGGAKNHAIIMPDADLDNAADHLAAAAFGSAGERCMAISVAVAVGDAADLLVTKVQDRALAVKVNNGTEPDAEMGPVITPASKERIVRIVTEAEAAGAAMVVDGRDLVVPGHEDGFWVGPTVIDHVKAEMTAYTEEIFGPVLVVVRVADLDAGIALINANPYGNGTAIFTSSGAHARKFQRSVDVGMIGINVPLPVPVAFHSFGGWKASLFGDKHIYGPEGVSFYTRGKVVTSRWPEPTHASGASYNFPSN; translated from the coding sequence ATGTCAACGACGACCCTCACAACCACCATCAACCACTTCATCAACGGTGCCGAAACCGCAGGCGCTGGTACGCGCACCCAGCCCGTCTACAACCCGGCCACCGGTGCCATCTCCGCAGAATTGCGGCTGGCCAACCGGGAGGATCTGAACGCCACAGTCGCCGCCGCCCGCGCCGCCGCAGACTCCTGGGGCGATATTTCCCTGGCCAAGCGCACCGGCGTGCTGTTCAAATTCCGTGAACTCGTTGCCGCCCACGTCGACGAGCTCGCCGAACTGATCACGGCAGAGCACGGCAAGGTGCTCTCCGACGCCAAGGGAGAGATTGGCCGAGGCCTTGAAGTCATCGAATTCGCCTGCGGCATCCCGACACTCCTCAAGGGCGACTACTCCGACCAGGTCTCCACCGGCATCGACGTGTACTCCTTCCGGGAGCCGCTCGGCGTGGTCGCCGGCATCACCCCGTTCAACTTCCCGGTCATGGTGCCGCTGTGGATGGCTCCGATGGCCATCGCCACCGGCAACGCGTTCATCCTCAAGCCCTCCGAGCGTGACCCCTCCGCCTCGATGCTGCTGGCCAAACTGTGGAAGCAGGCAGGCCTGCCCGACGGCGTATTCCAGGTTCTGCACGGCGACAAGGAAACAGTCGAAGGCCTGTTGACGCACCCAGACGTGGACGGCATCTCCTTCGTAGGCTCCACCCCGATCGCCAAGTACGTCCACGAAACCGCCACCAAGCACGGCAAGCGTGTCCAAGCCTTGGGTGGCGCGAAGAACCACGCCATCATCATGCCCGACGCCGACCTCGACAACGCCGCGGACCACCTCGCCGCAGCCGCCTTCGGCTCCGCCGGCGAACGCTGCATGGCCATCTCCGTAGCCGTAGCCGTAGGCGACGCCGCCGACCTGCTCGTCACAAAAGTTCAAGACCGCGCACTGGCCGTGAAGGTCAACAACGGCACCGAACCCGACGCCGAAATGGGCCCGGTCATCACCCCGGCCTCCAAGGAGCGCATCGTCCGGATCGTCACCGAAGCCGAAGCCGCAGGAGCAGCCATGGTGGTGGACGGCCGCGACCTGGTGGTCCCGGGACACGAGGACGGCTTCTGGGTTGGCCCCACGGTCATCGACCACGTGAAGGCCGAAATGACCGCCTACACCGAGGAAATCTTCGGACCGGTCCTCGTGGTTGTCCGCGTTGCGGACCTGGACGCCGGCATCGCCCTGATCAACGCCAACCCCTACGGCAATGGCACCGCCATCTTCACCTCCTCAGGAGCCCATGCCCGCAAGTTCCAGCGCTCCGTGGATGTGGGCATGATCGGCATCAACGTGCCCCTGCCCGTACCTGTGGCCTTCCACTCCTTCGGTGGCTGGAAGGCGTCACTGTTCGGCGACAAGCACATCTATGGCCCCGAAGGTGTGTCCTTCTACACCCGTGGCAAAGTAGTCACGTCCCGCTGGCCCGAGCCCACTCACGCCTCGGGCGCCTCCTACAACTTCCCCTCCAACTAG
- a CDS encoding Cgl0159 family (beta/alpha)8-fold protein has product MSLNLGTASISVDDDPRRYAQLSTIRLEDPDAVARAAKARRRHPGLKPGRQNFIVAADHPARGSLVVGNDPVAMADRRQLLDRLQIALANPAVDGVLASADIMDDLLLLGALEGKLVFGSMNRGGLAGLVNEFDDRFTGHTAAALQALGADGGKMLTRICLGDPDTVSLLEATAKAIDSLAERKLIAMVEPFLSVRENGKVRNDLSTNAVIKSIAIAQGLGSTSAYTWMKLPVVAEMERVMAATTMPTVLLGGDPAGTQDEVFASWQAALALPGVQGLTVGRTLLYPADGDVAGAVATAATLLTHTTEASE; this is encoded by the coding sequence ATGAGCCTCAATCTTGGAACCGCCAGCATCTCGGTGGATGACGATCCGCGCCGCTACGCCCAGCTGAGCACCATCCGCTTGGAGGACCCGGACGCCGTGGCCCGTGCCGCCAAGGCGCGACGCCGCCACCCCGGGCTCAAACCAGGCAGGCAGAACTTCATCGTCGCCGCCGACCACCCGGCCCGTGGCTCACTCGTCGTCGGCAATGATCCGGTCGCGATGGCCGATCGCCGGCAGCTGCTTGACCGCCTGCAGATTGCCCTGGCAAATCCCGCCGTGGACGGTGTGCTCGCCTCCGCGGACATCATGGATGACCTGTTGCTGTTGGGTGCCCTCGAAGGCAAGCTGGTCTTCGGTTCAATGAACCGTGGCGGCCTCGCCGGCCTGGTCAACGAATTTGATGACCGCTTCACAGGCCACACCGCAGCGGCACTCCAGGCACTGGGGGCCGACGGCGGCAAGATGCTGACCCGCATCTGCCTGGGCGACCCGGACACCGTGTCACTGTTGGAAGCGACAGCGAAGGCCATTGACTCCCTCGCCGAGCGGAAGCTGATTGCCATGGTGGAGCCGTTCCTGTCCGTCCGCGAAAACGGCAAGGTCCGCAACGACCTGTCCACCAACGCTGTCATCAAGTCCATCGCCATCGCACAGGGCCTGGGCTCCACCAGCGCCTACACCTGGATGAAGCTGCCCGTGGTGGCAGAGATGGAACGCGTCATGGCTGCCACCACCATGCCCACAGTGCTCCTCGGCGGGGACCCGGCAGGCACCCAGGATGAGGTCTTCGCCAGCTGGCAGGCCGCACTGGCACTGCCCGGGGTCCAGGGCCTCACTGTGGGCCGGACCCTGTTGTACCCGGCCGACGGTGATGTTGCCGGGGCCGTGGCCACCGCCGCCACACTGCTCACCCACACCACAGAAGCATCGGAGTAG
- a CDS encoding glycoside hydrolase family 27 protein, with product MSSTNRAVSRLAPVPPMGWNSWDCYGTTVTEEEVLENAQFVRDHLLPSGWDTVVVDIAWYDPTARSHGYNEDAPVVLDAYGRQLPARNRFPSAVGSTGFAVLASAIHAMGLRFGIHVMRGIPRRAVEQNLPVEGTEWTASQIANKNDTCSWNPDNFGLDHGHPGAQAYYDGQVAQFARWGVDFLKVDDMQAPYHDEEITAYATAIARSGREITLSLSPGTNLPTTHIDHLRENANMWRISDDLWDRWDDVHAQFARLARWAPLQRSGGWADADMLPVGRIGLRAERGEPRDSRLTPAEQQTLLTLWVMGRSPLMMGGDLPTTDKATIERLANPALSRVLTTTTNNREIIREPKSKGRGEVVVWAASAETSHFVAVFWTGEADSELSVALSSVVGFTAARDSWAARDLWEQSPARNLELDAEGRFAVAVPSHGVRWYELVPVAASD from the coding sequence ATGTCTTCGACAAACCGCGCTGTCTCCCGGCTGGCACCTGTTCCGCCCATGGGGTGGAACAGCTGGGATTGCTACGGCACAACGGTGACCGAGGAGGAGGTCCTCGAAAACGCCCAGTTTGTCCGGGACCACCTACTGCCCTCAGGTTGGGACACCGTCGTCGTCGATATCGCCTGGTACGACCCGACGGCGAGATCCCACGGATACAACGAGGACGCCCCTGTGGTGCTCGATGCGTACGGACGCCAGCTGCCCGCACGAAACCGATTCCCCTCGGCGGTGGGCAGTACCGGGTTTGCTGTCCTGGCTAGCGCTATTCACGCAATGGGGCTGCGCTTTGGAATACATGTCATGCGTGGCATTCCGCGCAGGGCCGTCGAACAGAACCTGCCCGTCGAGGGGACTGAATGGACAGCGTCGCAGATCGCAAACAAAAATGACACCTGCAGCTGGAATCCCGACAACTTCGGGCTCGACCATGGGCATCCAGGAGCTCAAGCGTATTACGACGGCCAAGTTGCCCAGTTCGCCCGCTGGGGAGTGGACTTCCTCAAGGTCGATGACATGCAGGCGCCGTACCATGATGAAGAAATCACCGCCTATGCAACCGCCATCGCCCGCAGCGGGAGGGAGATAACTCTGTCCCTTTCCCCTGGAACAAATCTACCCACGACGCACATCGACCATCTTCGCGAGAATGCAAATATGTGGCGAATTTCCGATGACCTCTGGGACCGGTGGGATGACGTCCATGCCCAGTTCGCCCGCCTCGCCCGCTGGGCACCACTGCAACGCTCCGGCGGATGGGCTGATGCCGACATGCTTCCGGTTGGCCGGATCGGTCTCCGTGCTGAACGCGGTGAGCCACGTGATTCTCGGCTGACACCTGCCGAACAGCAGACATTGCTGACGCTGTGGGTCATGGGGCGCTCACCGCTGATGATGGGCGGAGATCTGCCCACGACCGACAAGGCAACCATAGAGCGCCTTGCAAATCCGGCCCTGTCGAGAGTCCTCACCACAACAACAAACAACCGCGAGATTATTCGGGAGCCAAAAAGCAAGGGCCGCGGTGAAGTCGTTGTTTGGGCGGCCAGCGCCGAAACAAGTCACTTTGTCGCGGTGTTTTGGACCGGCGAGGCTGACTCTGAGCTGTCCGTGGCGCTGAGCTCGGTGGTCGGGTTCACCGCCGCGCGGGACAGCTGGGCCGCCCGTGACCTCTGGGAGCAAAGCCCCGCGCGGAATCTCGAGCTCGACGCCGAGGGCCGTTTCGCTGTTGCTGTGCCGTCCCATGGGGTGCGCTGGTACGAACTTGTGCCCGTGGCAGCTTCTGATTGA
- a CDS encoding sugar phosphate isomerase/epimerase family protein, whose amino-acid sequence MTENKLIIGTAPDSWGVWFPDDPKQTPWERFLDEVAESGYKWIELGPYGYLPTDPTRLAEELKQRDLKITAGTVFTAFHRGLDQWETAWEPARQVAELTAAMGGEHIVVIPAMWRDDVTGEAVESGQLTEGAWSDLFAGHNRLGKVLLEDFGLKQQFHSHADSHVGAQADIERLLAATDPKYLNLCLDTGHAEYCGANSLELIKNHPDRIGYLHLKQINPEILKKVNEESMTWAAANLAGVMTEPPNGLPDLRAVIEAVEALNRPIFGIVEQDMYPVAFDVPMPIAKRTRNYLLSCGSRTVVN is encoded by the coding sequence ATGACAGAGAACAAACTCATTATCGGCACGGCCCCGGACTCCTGGGGTGTCTGGTTTCCGGATGACCCGAAGCAGACCCCGTGGGAGCGGTTCCTCGACGAAGTGGCCGAGTCCGGCTACAAGTGGATTGAGCTGGGACCCTACGGTTACCTGCCCACGGATCCCACCCGGCTGGCCGAAGAACTCAAGCAGCGTGACTTGAAGATCACGGCTGGAACGGTTTTCACCGCATTCCACCGCGGGCTTGACCAGTGGGAAACCGCCTGGGAACCGGCACGGCAGGTTGCCGAGCTCACGGCGGCCATGGGCGGCGAGCACATCGTGGTCATTCCGGCCATGTGGCGAGACGATGTGACCGGCGAAGCCGTGGAAAGCGGGCAGCTCACCGAAGGGGCCTGGAGTGATCTCTTTGCCGGCCACAACCGCTTGGGCAAGGTCCTGTTGGAGGACTTCGGCCTGAAGCAGCAGTTCCACTCCCACGCAGACTCGCATGTGGGTGCGCAGGCGGACATCGAGCGCCTCCTCGCGGCCACTGATCCCAAGTACTTGAACCTTTGCCTGGACACCGGCCATGCCGAATACTGTGGCGCCAACAGCCTGGAACTCATCAAGAATCACCCAGACCGGATCGGCTACCTGCACCTGAAACAGATCAACCCGGAGATCCTGAAGAAGGTCAACGAGGAAAGCATGACCTGGGCAGCGGCCAACCTGGCCGGCGTCATGACGGAACCACCGAACGGCCTCCCGGACCTGCGCGCCGTCATCGAAGCCGTCGAAGCCCTCAACCGGCCCATCTTCGGCATCGTGGAACAAGACATGTACCCGGTGGCCTTCGACGTCCCCATGCCCATTGCCAAGCGCACCCGCAACTACCTGCTGTCGTGCGGCTCCCGCACCGTTGTCAACTAG
- the iolD gene encoding 3D-(3,5/4)-trihydroxycyclohexane-1,2-dione acylhydrolase (decyclizing) produces MTVAQAVVEYLSRQYTVDSIGGVDFRERLIPGTFGIFGHGNVAGVGQALKQYQAADPTIMPYYQGRNEQAQAHQAVGYARHTRRRQTFAISTSVGPGSSNLLTGAALATTNRLPVLLLPSDTFATRAADPVLQQLEQPYAYDITVNDAFRPLSKFFDRVSRPEQLFSAFHHGLRVLTDPAETGAVTISLPQDVQAEAFDVPEEFLAEREWRIRRPEADDEDIRRAVEAIRAAKRPLIIAGGGVLYAYANEELAVFAELTGIPVGNTQAGVGVLPWDHKFSLGAIGSTGTTAANAIAADADLIIGIGTRYEDFTTASRTAFQNPEVRFININVAAIDAYKHGSALPIVADARKALVKLNQAMGGYRVGADLETKIAAEKKRWDATVDEAFDTRFTPLPAQNEIIGATNRAMDAQDVVICAAGSLPGDLHKMWRVRDPFGYHVEYAYSCMGYEIPGGLGVKRAALAEAARGGEQRDVVVMVGDGSYLMMHTELVTAVAERIKLIVVLIQNHGYASIGSLSESLGSQRFGTQYRALNEEEHSFDEGETLPVDLALNAESLGVKVIRIEPGENTIAELEQAIRDAKAAPERSGPILIHVESDPLLDAPSSESWWDVPVSQVSELDSTQQAFKTYSDHKNRQRKLLG; encoded by the coding sequence ATGACGGTGGCCCAGGCCGTCGTCGAGTACCTTTCCCGGCAGTACACGGTGGATTCCATCGGGGGCGTTGACTTTCGGGAGCGGTTGATTCCGGGGACATTTGGGATCTTCGGCCACGGCAACGTTGCCGGTGTGGGGCAGGCGCTGAAGCAGTACCAGGCCGCGGACCCGACCATCATGCCGTACTACCAAGGCCGCAACGAGCAGGCCCAGGCGCACCAGGCAGTCGGCTACGCCCGGCACACCCGCCGCCGCCAGACCTTCGCCATCAGCACCTCGGTGGGGCCCGGATCATCGAACCTTTTGACCGGTGCGGCACTGGCCACCACCAACCGCCTTCCGGTGCTGCTGCTACCCAGCGACACCTTCGCCACCCGTGCCGCGGACCCGGTCCTGCAGCAGCTCGAGCAGCCCTACGCCTACGACATCACCGTCAATGACGCGTTCCGTCCACTGTCGAAGTTCTTTGACCGCGTTTCCCGGCCGGAGCAGTTGTTCTCGGCGTTCCACCACGGCCTGCGGGTCCTGACGGATCCGGCCGAAACCGGTGCGGTCACCATCTCGCTGCCACAGGATGTCCAGGCCGAGGCCTTCGACGTGCCTGAGGAGTTCCTGGCCGAACGCGAATGGCGCATCCGCCGCCCCGAGGCCGACGACGAGGACATCCGCCGCGCCGTCGAAGCCATCCGTGCCGCGAAGCGCCCGCTGATCATCGCCGGCGGCGGCGTCCTGTACGCCTACGCCAACGAGGAACTCGCAGTCTTTGCTGAGCTGACGGGCATCCCGGTGGGCAACACGCAGGCCGGTGTCGGCGTCCTGCCGTGGGACCACAAGTTCTCCCTCGGTGCCATCGGTTCCACGGGAACGACGGCGGCCAACGCCATCGCGGCGGACGCGGACCTGATCATTGGCATCGGCACCCGCTACGAGGACTTCACCACCGCCTCCCGCACCGCGTTCCAGAACCCGGAGGTGAGGTTCATCAACATCAACGTCGCCGCAATCGATGCCTACAAGCACGGCTCCGCGCTGCCCATCGTTGCCGACGCCCGCAAGGCCCTGGTCAAGCTGAACCAGGCCATGGGCGGCTACCGCGTCGGTGCGGACCTCGAAACCAAGATCGCCGCGGAGAAGAAGCGCTGGGACGCCACGGTGGATGAAGCCTTTGATACCCGCTTCACCCCGCTGCCGGCCCAGAACGAGATCATCGGTGCCACCAACCGGGCCATGGACGCGCAGGACGTTGTCATTTGCGCTGCCGGCTCCCTGCCGGGGGACCTCCACAAGATGTGGCGCGTCCGCGACCCGTTCGGCTATCACGTGGAATACGCGTACTCCTGCATGGGCTACGAAATCCCCGGAGGGCTGGGCGTCAAACGCGCGGCACTGGCTGAGGCTGCACGCGGCGGCGAGCAGCGCGACGTGGTGGTCATGGTGGGGGACGGTTCCTACCTGATGATGCACACTGAACTGGTCACCGCCGTCGCCGAACGCATCAAACTGATCGTGGTGCTGATCCAGAACCACGGCTACGCCTCCATCGGATCCCTCTCCGAATCCCTCGGTTCGCAGCGTTTCGGCACCCAGTACCGGGCCCTGAACGAAGAGGAGCACAGCTTCGACGAAGGCGAAACCCTCCCGGTGGACCTGGCCCTGAACGCCGAAAGCCTCGGTGTGAAGGTGATCCGGATCGAACCGGGGGAGAACACCATCGCCGAACTCGAGCAGGCCATCAGGGATGCCAAGGCCGCGCCCGAACGCAGCGGGCCCATCCTGATCCACGTTGAGTCCGACCCCCTGCTGGACGCACCGAGCTCCGAATCCTGGTGGGACGTCCCCGTCTCCCAGGTCTCCGAGCTCGACTCCACACAGCAGGCCTTCAAAACCTACAGCGACCACAAGAACCGCCAGCGCAAACTGCTCGGCTGA
- a CDS encoding tautomerase family protein, whose amino-acid sequence MPLVRIDINEGRTVGEVGILSRSIHDAILAEYGIPERDYFHILTEHRAGQIVAQDAGLGFERTGGVVMIQIFTQAGRSQEAKQSLFAAISANLALAGVAGEDVFVGYVENTAGDWSFGYGRAQYITGELNVPRK is encoded by the coding sequence ATGCCTCTCGTTCGTATTGACATCAATGAAGGCCGGACCGTGGGGGAAGTGGGAATCCTCAGTCGCAGCATCCATGACGCGATCCTGGCGGAATATGGGATTCCGGAGCGGGACTATTTCCATATTCTTACCGAGCATCGTGCGGGGCAGATTGTTGCCCAGGATGCAGGGCTGGGGTTCGAACGCACGGGGGGAGTGGTGATGATTCAGATTTTCACCCAAGCTGGCCGTTCGCAGGAAGCCAAGCAGTCACTTTTTGCCGCCATCTCGGCAAATCTGGCCCTAGCGGGCGTTGCTGGCGAGGATGTGTTCGTGGGCTATGTGGAAAACACGGCTGGCGATTGGTCCTTCGGCTATGGCCGTGCCCAGTACATAACCGGGGAACTGAATGTTCCGCGCAAGTAG
- a CDS encoding sugar phosphate isomerase/epimerase family protein, translating into MKIALDPTPFHHSHSVLEFPRVAADLGYKYLQLTPHADVIPFYNHPKADDELVVQLNKACRDAGIEIASVLPVLRWSGPDEDAREAAVRYWKRAIQIAVDLGVNTMNTEFSGRPEKAEESERAFYRSMEELLPIIEREGIDLLIDPHPDDFVEEGLAAIRVIRGLNSKNVGLVYVASHSFHMKNAPLDIMRAAGDKLRLVHVSDTMDHHASHGLRYITNPPGNPVRVHQHLKIGDGDVNWDEFFGGLQEIGFLDREDSVMVSSVFAEDDNAEEVCRYQLDTIKQYVQKVSA; encoded by the coding sequence ATGAAAATCGCCTTGGACCCCACCCCGTTCCACCACAGCCACAGCGTGCTGGAATTTCCGCGCGTGGCCGCCGACCTCGGTTACAAGTACCTCCAGCTGACCCCGCACGCAGACGTCATCCCGTTCTACAACCACCCCAAGGCCGACGACGAACTGGTGGTTCAGCTCAACAAAGCCTGCCGGGACGCCGGGATTGAGATCGCCTCCGTCCTGCCCGTGCTGCGCTGGTCCGGACCGGACGAGGACGCCCGCGAAGCTGCCGTCCGCTACTGGAAGCGCGCCATCCAGATTGCCGTGGACTTGGGAGTCAACACCATGAACACCGAATTCAGCGGCCGCCCGGAGAAGGCCGAAGAGTCAGAGCGTGCCTTCTACCGCTCCATGGAAGAGCTGCTGCCCATCATCGAACGCGAAGGCATCGACCTGCTGATCGATCCCCACCCGGACGACTTCGTCGAAGAAGGGCTCGCCGCCATCCGTGTCATCCGGGGCCTGAACTCCAAAAACGTGGGCCTGGTCTACGTGGCCTCGCACAGCTTCCACATGAAAAACGCGCCCCTGGACATCATGAGGGCAGCGGGAGACAAGCTCCGCCTGGTCCACGTCTCAGACACCATGGACCACCACGCCTCGCACGGCCTGCGCTACATCACCAACCCGCCCGGCAACCCCGTCCGCGTCCACCAGCACCTCAAGATCGGCGACGGCGACGTCAACTGGGACGAGTTCTTCGGCGGCCTGCAAGAAATCGGATTCCTGGACCGTGAAGATTCCGTGATGGTCTCGAGCGTTTTCGCAGAGGATGACAACGCCGAAGAAGTCTGCCGGTACCAGCTGGACACCATAAAGCAGTACGTGCAGAAGGTCAGCGCATGA
- a CDS encoding Gfo/Idh/MocA family protein produces MTDILRVAVIGAGRMGADHIKRLSTRMHGAEVAAVVDVDLARAQAAIEGIDGAVALASAEEALNNGDVNAVLIATPGFLHEEILYQALEKDFPILCEKPLTPDAESAWKVVQAETALGHKRIQVGFMRRFDAEYAALGSVIRDNELGELLMLHHQHRNPSTPAGFTNEMLINDSVVHEFDAIRFFTGEEITSVQVRLGKATKNAPAGQHDPQHVLLETESGVLADVEIYVNAKLGYQVATQASFEDGIVSIGNDAGPYIQSAGRWGGHITPGFEERFGAAYDVEIQSWIDAARRGEIGGPTAWDGYATAACCEAGVEAQKSGEKVAVQLNTKPDLYN; encoded by the coding sequence ATGACTGATATTCTCCGCGTTGCCGTCATCGGCGCAGGGCGCATGGGCGCCGACCACATCAAGAGGCTCAGCACCCGCATGCACGGAGCCGAAGTTGCCGCCGTCGTCGACGTCGATCTCGCCCGGGCGCAGGCCGCCATCGAAGGGATCGACGGCGCCGTGGCACTCGCCAGCGCCGAGGAAGCCCTCAACAACGGCGATGTCAACGCGGTCCTGATCGCCACCCCCGGATTCCTGCACGAGGAAATCCTCTACCAGGCGCTCGAGAAGGACTTCCCGATCCTCTGCGAAAAGCCGCTCACCCCGGATGCCGAGAGCGCCTGGAAAGTTGTGCAGGCTGAGACTGCGCTGGGCCACAAGCGTATCCAGGTTGGCTTCATGCGCCGCTTCGATGCCGAATACGCCGCCCTGGGCTCCGTGATCCGTGACAACGAACTCGGCGAGCTGCTCATGCTGCACCACCAGCACCGCAATCCGAGCACCCCCGCAGGCTTCACCAACGAGATGCTCATCAATGACTCCGTGGTACACGAATTTGACGCCATACGCTTCTTCACCGGCGAAGAAATCACTTCGGTGCAGGTCCGTCTGGGCAAAGCCACGAAGAACGCTCCGGCTGGACAGCACGATCCCCAGCACGTCCTGCTCGAAACCGAATCCGGTGTCCTGGCCGACGTCGAGATCTACGTCAACGCCAAGCTTGGCTACCAGGTGGCCACACAGGCATCCTTCGAAGACGGCATCGTGAGCATTGGCAACGACGCCGGCCCGTACATCCAGTCCGCCGGCCGCTGGGGCGGGCACATAACGCCCGGCTTCGAGGAACGGTTCGGGGCGGCGTACGACGTCGAGATCCAGTCCTGGATTGACGCCGCTCGCCGCGGCGAAATCGGTGGGCCCACCGCTTGGGACGGCTACGCCACCGCAGCCTGCTGCGAGGCCGGAGTCGAGGCCCAGAAGTCGGGCGAAAAGGTCGCGGTCCAGCTCAACACCAAGCCGGACCTGTACAACTAG